The DNA segment ATCGTCCAGCCGATTTGTTAGTAAAAGACCCCGTAGGCAGCGCTAGCATCTCCTCTTTTCAGGCGCCCCTTGGGCTCTGGTGTCTATCACGTTTCTAGACAAGACCTGCTGCTTGCGAgcgaggagagggcggcTTTGGGGCACGCAGCCTGGCGTACACGGAAGtcgacgtttttttttttgcctgtCTTTTACGAGTGTACCGTGCTGGTAAACTCCGTGGTTTGTTTTTGCGAGAACAAATGCGCAAGATCGTGAGGTTGCACCGGCCCGCACGCATCTGCTGTTCGCTCGCACGTCTGAGCAAAGACGATCAAACTAACACAACAACACACGAAAGCTCGAAGTCAAGCAAGCAACAGctacaaaaaaaagcacTCACGGCACCCACGAAATAGACGTCGTATCTGTGTTCGTTCCTGCCACGGACCCTCGCACGCGCAGCCACTCCTTTCATGCGCATACACGACGCGCAACGACACTCGGGGACGTATACGCCTTTCTTTTCAggcttttgtttttcgtcgTTTGTTGTATGTTTGCCTTCATTGATCGCATACAGGAACGAAGCGAACGCCCCCCCACTTTCTCTTCGtttgtacgtgtgcgtgtgtgctttttGCTGGTGTTTTGTAACCCCGTTCTATTTCTCCctgcatctttttttttttcgctcgctctctctctctctctttacaCATATGCGGTCTGACGTGCATGTGTTTTTGCGTTACTACTCCTTCCCTTGACGGTTCTTCggcacgacgccgacgcctcccgccctcccctgcTCGCACGAGCTCATCGGCTCTTGTCGCACTTCTTCGCTTTGCTTCCACCGCCTCGATTAGGAGCGTTTATACATCTGTTTACGCATTCTTGTGTTTGCGGCGTACCTGAGGTCGTACACCGAGACTCGAACACTCATGCAATCTCTTGCAGCCCGCAGGTCGCTGCTTGTGCACGACGTTCgcgcgtcgcagcggcagtctTTCGCCGGTCGTATTAGCCACCGCGTCGCCTCCAGGCTCTCGCTCGCCGCTCCTCCTGTGGAGGCGCGCACCGGGACTGTGGCAGGCACCATCATCAACACCCTCTGCAGCGTGATCGGCGCCGgggtgctgtcgctgccacTGGCGCTCTACTTCTCTTCCATTATAGTTGGGCTGGTTGTACTCCTCGTGTTCTCATCCTTTGCGGCCTTCAGCGTGTACTGCCTTGTCGTGGGCTGCGACGCCACCGGGCGGTACTCTATCACTGAGGTGATTGCCTTTGCCATCTACCCACCGCAGCTGTGGGAGGAGTACCTGCGCAAGCAAGGGGCCGCCAAGGAGACGGcgcgagaagaagagcagcatgtggcacggcagcaccacatGCCAGCCTCCGCTTCGTCTggggtgcgcagcagcagcctaAACGGAGAAAGCGCCGTGACGGCTTCGCAGCAAACTGAAGAGGCGCCGACAAGCATGGATGCGAAGCAGCACAGTGATCCAGGGGAGGGCGTGGCGAGCGACGATGAAGGAAGCGAGGATACCCTTCCGTATCGTCACCGCCATGGCAGCCATCGATACGACCGCCGACGAGACGACGGCCACTCGTGCGCAGAAGCCTCACGAACGAAGGAATGCACAGAGCGCCATCCACACGCCTCTTTCCTCGCCCCTTCGGCGAGCACCAACGCTCGACTGCGCGACGCGTACGCGCGAGAAGagtggcgccggcgtcgttgccgccgcgtcaTTACGGCACTTATGGAGCTCATCGTCTTCAGCAGCAACTATGGCGCCCTCGTGATTTACTCCAAGGTGATCGCCGATTCCATGCCACCCGTTGTTTCGTacgccacgcacacggacgGCTTTCTAGTGTCCAAATACTTCTGGCTCATTACTGGCGGCGTCGTATTTTTTGTGCTGAGCTGCTCACGTAACATGGAGGAGCTGAAGTGGTCTtcgctgctcggcttcctgACGATTTTATACATTGTTGTCCTTATTCTCTACCGCTACCACACACAGAAGCGGTACGACTATCCGCACGTCGACCCGCGCAGCTATGGCACGGTACACTGGCTCCGCCTCTCAGTAGGCGTGCTGCAGACAATCTCGACGTTCGGGTTGGCCCTCAGCTACCACTACAACGTGCCGTACTTCTACAAGGAACTGCAGGACCGCCGACCGTACTGCATGATGCAGTCCCTCGCGGTGGCCTTTCCCATCGTTGTCGTCTGTTATGCCGTCACCGGTGTCGTCGGCTACTTGACCTTTGGCACcgaggtggcggcaccgAGGGTGGGCGGCAACATCGTCTCGAACTACCCAAAGAACGACCTCTTAATGAACATCGCTCGTCTCGGCCTCTTTGTTCactttgcgtgcgtgttccCTGTCCTGTCAATCTGCACGCGTCGCGGCCTGCATCGGCTAACCATGATTGCCCTGACGTGGGCAGATCAGTCAGCCCTGATGATGGAGGCTGCCAGGGCATCGGGAGCGCAGCTGACGGAGGGTGTGCGCGGGGCAGAAGTGAGCACAGCAGCCGTGTCCTCGCTGTCCCCAACTGCGGCCCCCAcgaacggcgccggcgtAGAGGACGGGGCTCACGTATGTGGTCACATCCCTGGCGAGACGTCTCCTCTGCTGCAGAGGCACGGCAGCCCCACGCCCGGCTACGAGGTGTTTGCGAACAGCTCGCCACCTCATCTCGCCAGTCTTGGCCAGCAATACAACGCCGAGTTACCGCTATCTGAGCGTCGGAActcagctgcagctgacAGGCCGTGGGATGCTTTGTGCGCAGACGCCAGTGGGGCAGAACAGGTGCGCGCCTCGCAGCCCGGGTCGGAGCAGTTGGGCACCATCGACGTGGATCGCGACGTCGGCTCACCTGATCAGACGACGATGCTCGCCATTGTGATAGAGGCTGCCTTCCTAGTGATCACATCGGTGCTGATTGCTGCGACCGTGTCGGGCATCGACTTTGTGATACACCTGATCGGAACCCTGTTCAGTACTTTTATTGTGATGGTGGCGCCTGGGATGGTGGGGTGGTGCGTGTTCTCACCAAGTGGCCCCTTTGGCTCTGCGTCGGCTGCCGTGgccgcgtgcagcggcggcgacggaaaGTTCTCTGGCGCCCTTGTAAGCGATTTGTTGTCGCGCTTCCGGCTGATTCGATTGAAGCAGCTCATGTGCCTCCTGAACGTTGTGCTGGGGATTTGCGTGACGTGCGTCGGCGTTGCGACACTCGTGTACGAGACATTCTGGGGAAAACCGATACCAGCGCTGTGAGGCTGAGCCGCTCGGTGGTGGACACGGGatgaggcgtgtgtgtgggtggtggtgcacaGCAAAAACGAAGGGCAAGAGCAGACACACGTGGGCAAAAACACATACGACAGAGGCCCTTGCGCTCTGTTtgggggaggcgggggcgcACGGGTATCTCTAcgctgctgcctccctcACAGTGTGGCGGCTTGGCGGACGCGCCGCTCTCTGTTTTCGTTGCGTCCCCTTGCCTGCCGACCTCGGCAGAGTGCTAGGgcgcgtgctcgtgt comes from the Leishmania infantum JPCM5 genome chromosome 36 genome and includes:
- the AAT14 gene encoding putative amino acid transporter, with translation MQSLAARRSLLVHDVRASQRQSFAGRISHRVASRLSLAAPPVEARTGTVAGTIINTLCSVIGAGVLSLPLALYFSSIIVGLVVLLVFSSFAAFSVYCLVVGCDATGRYSITEVIAFAIYPPQLWEEYLRKQGAAKETAREEEQHVARQHHMPASASSGVRSSSLNGESAVTASQQTEEAPTSMDAKQHSDPGEGVASDDEGSEDTLPYRHRHGSHRYDRRRDDGHSCAEASRTKECTERHPHASFLAPSASTNARLRDAYAREEWRRRRCRRVITALMELIVFSSNYGALVIYSKVIADSMPPVVSYATHTDGFLVSKYFWLITGGVVFFVLSCSRNMEELKWSSLLGFLTILYIVVLILYRYHTQKRYDYPHVDPRSYGTVHWLRLSVGVLQTISTFGLALSYHYNVPYFYKELQDRRPYCMMQSLAVAFPIVVVCYAVTGVVGYLTFGTEVAAPRVGGNIVSNYPKNDLLMNIARLGLFVHFACVFPVLSICTRRGLHRLTMIALTWADQSALMMEAARASGAQLTEGVRGAEVSTAAVSSLSPTAAPTNGAGVEDGAHVCGHIPGETSPLLQRHGSPTPGYEVFANSSPPHLASLGQQYNAELPLSERRNSAAADRPWDALCADASGAEQVRASQPGSEQLGTIDVDRDVGSPDQTTMLAIVIEAAFLVITSVLIAATVSGIDFVIHLIGTLFSTFIVMVAPGMVGWCVFSPSGPFGSASAAVAACSGGDGKFSGALVSDLLSRFRLIRLKQLMCLLNVVLGICVTCVGVATLVYETFWGKPIPAL